In Capsicum annuum cultivar UCD-10X-F1 chromosome 7, UCD10Xv1.1, whole genome shotgun sequence, one genomic interval encodes:
- the LOC107878056 gene encoding uncharacterized protein LOC107878056 isoform X4, producing MLLFYTLRSSSSSSLNLVPIEDQVQTFLMEAKISLPNHLQSFFLLTCSNCSHFVCTKTKKLIRCFICKLERLLVRRCHFELDIMDASDTIMVTISKTLGERMFSLTIEQIYERVAVQLQKNDILFSTFASSQSQQISITGDDYSHRRYSMYNYILVASTSFIT from the exons ATGTTGCTATTTTACACTTTAAGAAGCTCATCATCATCCTCGCTAAATCTTGTACCTATTGAAGATCAA GTACAAACTTTTCTTATGGAAGCCAAAATATCACTTCCTAACCATCTCCAGTCATTTTTCTTGCTCACCTGCTCAAACTGCAGTCACTTTGTAtgcacaaaaacaaaaaaactgaTTCGATGCTTCATCTGTAAGCTAGAGCGGCTATTAGTTCGCAG GTGCCACTTCGAGCTTGACATCATGGATGCCAGCGATACGATTATGGTAACAATCTCAAAAACGCTGGGTGAAAGAATGTTTTCCTTAACTATCGAACAAATATATGAACGTGTCGCTGTCCAG TTGCAGAAAAATGACATTTTGTTTTCAACATTCGCATCATCTCAATCTCAACAG ATTTCTATCACAGGTGACGACTACTCGCATAGGCGGTATAGCATGTACAACTACATTTTGGTAGCCTCTACCAGCTTCATCACATGA
- the LOC107878056 gene encoding uncharacterized protein LOC107878056 isoform X7, with protein MLLFYTLRSSSSSSLNLVPIEDQVQTFLMEAKISLPNHLQSFFLLTCSNCSHFVCTKTKKLIRCFICKLERLLVRRCHFELDIMDASDTIMVTISKTLGERMFSLTIEQIYERVAVQLQKNDILFSTFASSQSQQVTTTRIGGIACTTTFW; from the exons ATGTTGCTATTTTACACTTTAAGAAGCTCATCATCATCCTCGCTAAATCTTGTACCTATTGAAGATCAA GTACAAACTTTTCTTATGGAAGCCAAAATATCACTTCCTAACCATCTCCAGTCATTTTTCTTGCTCACCTGCTCAAACTGCAGTCACTTTGTAtgcacaaaaacaaaaaaactgaTTCGATGCTTCATCTGTAAGCTAGAGCGGCTATTAGTTCGCAG GTGCCACTTCGAGCTTGACATCATGGATGCCAGCGATACGATTATGGTAACAATCTCAAAAACGCTGGGTGAAAGAATGTTTTCCTTAACTATCGAACAAATATATGAACGTGTCGCTGTCCAG TTGCAGAAAAATGACATTTTGTTTTCAACATTCGCATCATCTCAATCTCAACAG GTGACGACTACTCGCATAGGCGGTATAGCATGTACAACTACATTTTGGTAG